A DNA window from Mucilaginibacter xinganensis contains the following coding sequences:
- a CDS encoding YceI family protein, which produces MKITFIFLLLACASPALHAQKIYATQTGQIKFNASTPLETIAAVNNQVDSKMVDKTGQIVFSVLIKSFRFENQLMEDHFNENYLESSKIPKAEFKGFITNITSVNFLKDGKYPINLNGTLTIHGVPQKIAPGGFLVITKGKPAITGTFNIHIKDYGITGSYIGGKIANDAIITINCNYE; this is translated from the coding sequence ATGAAAATCACCTTCATCTTCCTTTTACTGGCCTGTGCCAGCCCGGCCCTGCATGCGCAAAAAATATATGCAACGCAAACCGGCCAGATTAAATTTAATGCCAGCACCCCGCTCGAAACCATTGCAGCCGTAAACAACCAGGTAGATAGTAAAATGGTTGACAAAACGGGGCAAATCGTATTCAGTGTGCTCATTAAGAGTTTCCGTTTTGAAAACCAGCTAATGGAAGATCATTTTAACGAAAACTACCTCGAAAGTTCAAAAATACCCAAGGCAGAGTTTAAAGGATTCATCACCAATATCACCTCGGTAAACTTTCTGAAAGACGGCAAGTACCCCATCAACCTCAATGGCACCTTAACTATTCACGGCGTTCCGCAAAAGATAGCGCCCGGTGGTTTTTTGGTGATCACCAAAGGCAAGCCTGCAATTACCGGCACCTTTAACATTCACATAAAGGACTATGGAATTACGGGCTCCTACATCGGCGGAAAAATTGCCAACGATGCTATAATAACTATTAACTGTAATTACGAATAA
- a CDS encoding OB-fold protein, with amino-acid sequence MKKRIIFGVLVIIAVNVAGGLYYVFQYSKIHHRDAATEQAIVIPATQLVNDFQANEKRANLKYLNKVVQISGTVLKQGKDQAKNTTLTIKSGDPFANIFCTLKSKNKLTGKDSVIVVKGICSGFLSDVILNDAVVMNKGVRHL; translated from the coding sequence ATGAAAAAAAGGATAATATTCGGTGTATTAGTTATTATAGCTGTAAATGTAGCCGGCGGCTTATATTACGTTTTCCAGTATTCAAAAATACACCACAGGGATGCCGCTACCGAGCAAGCCATTGTGATCCCTGCTACACAGCTGGTAAATGATTTCCAGGCCAACGAGAAACGCGCCAATTTAAAGTACTTAAATAAGGTTGTTCAAATAAGCGGCACGGTTTTAAAACAGGGTAAAGACCAGGCCAAAAACACCACCCTTACCATTAAAAGCGGCGATCCCTTTGCCAACATCTTCTGTACCCTAAAATCAAAAAATAAATTAACCGGGAAAGATTCTGTTATTGTAGTTAAAGGCATCTGTTCAGGTTTTTTAAGCGATGTGATTTTGAACGATGCCGTAGTGATGAACAAAGGTGTTAGGCATCTTTGA
- a CDS encoding DUF5777 family beta-barrel protein, with translation MKRTQIKHPAISSKPVLLLLFMLCTGFRLSAQDVDLFKLQDEQNKKEKKEKTDITTSTFKTTRLINGQSIENTGAGILDLKISHRFGMINTGAYNFFGLDQASMRLGLDYGITNRLEVGIGRSTYNKEFDGFVKYRLLRQSTGKVNMPVSVSLAASAVLRSLKDPPATYPINSSDHFSFTDQVLIARKFGDYFSLQLAPTMVHYNLVASKAIPNDLYSVGTGFRLRLSKRVNLTGEYYYQVTQFEGTTNALSLGFDIETGGHVFQLHFTNSTGINESSFITQTTGKWGDGGIHFGFNISRVFTVVKPKKIN, from the coding sequence ATGAAACGTACTCAAATCAAACACCCAGCCATTTCGTCCAAACCCGTTTTACTGTTGTTATTTATGCTTTGCACCGGCTTTCGTTTATCCGCGCAGGACGTTGACCTTTTTAAGTTGCAGGATGAGCAAAATAAGAAGGAGAAAAAAGAGAAAACCGATATCACCACTTCCACTTTCAAAACCACCCGGCTAATTAACGGGCAGTCTATTGAAAACACCGGTGCCGGAATATTAGACCTTAAAATATCCCACCGGTTCGGCATGATTAATACCGGCGCGTACAACTTCTTCGGCCTTGACCAGGCCTCCATGCGCCTTGGCCTGGATTACGGGATCACCAACCGGCTGGAAGTTGGCATTGGCCGAAGCACCTATAATAAGGAGTTTGATGGCTTTGTAAAATACCGGCTGTTAAGACAATCAACCGGCAAAGTAAATATGCCGGTATCGGTAAGCTTGGCGGCATCGGCCGTTTTGCGGTCGCTAAAGGATCCGCCTGCTACTTATCCCATTAACTCCTCCGATCATTTCAGCTTTACCGACCAGGTGCTTATTGCCCGCAAATTCGGCGACTATTTTTCATTGCAGCTGGCCCCTACCATGGTTCATTATAACCTTGTGGCCTCCAAAGCCATCCCAAATGATCTTTATTCTGTCGGTACCGGCTTTCGCCTGCGGCTGTCAAAACGGGTGAATTTAACCGGGGAGTACTACTACCAGGTAACGCAGTTCGAGGGAACCACAAACGCGCTGTCGCTGGGATTTGATATTGAAACAGGCGGGCACGTTTTCCAGCTTCATTTCACCAATTCAACCGGCATAAACGAGAGCAGCTTTATTACCCAAACAACCGGCAAATGGGGCGATGGGGGCATCCATTTCGGCTTCAATATCTCGCGGGTTTTCACGGTGGTTAAGCCAAAAAAAATCAATTAA